In Oncorhynchus tshawytscha isolate Ot180627B linkage group LG24, Otsh_v2.0, whole genome shotgun sequence, the genomic window GTGCAGGTCCAATTGCTAACGTTGGCTAGTAAGCTAGCTAGCAAATTCAAGCAAGCagtagcctggctagctagctagttacctaaAAAAAAATGTTCAGTTAAATGACCTTACAAACACTGCTTGATATGAAAGCACCATATTGATGACTGAGCAAGTCAAATCCAAAACATTATGGCTAGTTGTCAAGTAAGATTAACACCTTTCCCTGAAGcagatgtttttattttcttcaGCCAGGCGTATGGCTAAGTATGGTCCACCAAAGCATCAAGGTTTTGTCATCGCCTCTCTCCTAGTGGTCATTTGTTCATTCAAATTTCTTGTCAAATATTCATTGTCCGAAAAAACGCTTGTTTCGCTTgttcagtagctagctagtgttgCTAAGCTCGCCGCTGTCAAGTGCTCTCAGTTGCTCTGCTCACTGGACTCGACTCTCGCTGAATCATCCACAACCACATGCGCACTGCCACTGATCTCCTAAACCTGTCCCTAGACAAAAACAGTTAGCATTGATACATTGTGGGAGGAAACAAATCTGACTAGGAAGATTtttaactaaaccaagatagaccacagcctgtcgtgTCAAATTGGAACAAattagtcatagtgggcagaacaaacagggaggtgggcagagccaagcacgagctagcgagatcctattggtgtGTTCTAGCAAataatttgcatatttccgttagggaacgccgaCTCGGTGATTCGAATGTGTGTAATAACTAAATTCGCCTTTTCACTCATAAACAACGctattttttaaaacatattttgcaaaGGGTAATTTCTACAAAAATTAGTTCACTCTGTACAGAACATATTTTAGTTTTgcaaacagaaaactgtattgacaTCAAACGTTTAatcgatgagaaaatgtgcagaaagtCCATCTCGTTCCAATTTCTCCCACTGGGCTGGTAGTGAGAggaaacgccaagcggatgcttcacatttatacatccggtgaaatgcaATATAATAATTTTTTGGAAGCAATAAAGGATTTATTATTCGAACGTGTCAAATATCCAGCTTTGCAACAGCCCAGACTAATGTCTAGGTTAACAGTGTTATCAcataattaaataattaaaaaaataggGAAAAAGAAAATATGAAAACCaaccaaaatccattttaatcatCAAAATGAGCCTCAAAAAGTTCTGCAACTGCAAATGTCAACTTTTCAACTGAGTTTACCATTCATTCATCAAATGTCATTAGCTGTGATTTGGACAGCAATAACGCAACATAGTATGGTTTCCATTTGAATGTGAATCCATAACTGAAACACAGTTCACACAGGTGAAATGCCAAACATTGCAGCATTGCATGTCTTTATTGATTACATTCCTGTAATTtaatgtgatatttttttaacCAATTTGTTCCCTCCCACTACATACGTGTTGATTTGTCTCATTTACATCACAAAGTATAGAAAATAATAAAGGCTATAAATAGTCTGTAGAAAACAAACCTTAAAAGGCCCAATGCAGACttttttttatatcaatatcaaatcatttctgggcaaCAATTAAGTGCCTTACTACAATAGATTTTCAATAAAATTGACAAATTGCTATTAGAAAAAAAAAGTTACTCAAGAAATAATTTTGCTAGGagttgtctgagtgaggggaaaactgaaaactagctgttattggcagaggtttggaacgctttgttattggtctattaaccaatatACCCCATgttgatgtcaccatggaaagcacAAAACTCCCACACATGCAAAATTGCTGATTAGATGGTCAtgtattgtattttcaaccagcaactatcaggaaataatgcagttttttttttttttttcatcagctattgtacaatatgatataaacACAGGAACATTTTATTTAGCCTGCACTGGGTCTTTAAGAAACAAGTACATGTGGTAAACAAATTAAATCTGACTGATGTTGTGGAAGTACAGGCTAGTCAGCTGAGCGGTTCTATTATAATACAAAACCTACAGCTTTTTCATAGCCCAACCTCCAGATTCAGTTTTACAGGCTTTTTCCAAATAATATCAATGCATCTCTGGCTGCAGAATGTTAGCTATATGCTTATTTAAGCTAAATAACTGATCTTATAAAAGTTGCATGATTATGTACAGTATACACTAACATTACATTATTCAACATAGGCATATTTGGTTTCTGCGTTTCACTAGTTTACTTTTCATAATTGCTTAAATGGGAACAAAAACACCTAGCTCCTGACAGCAAATCCTatttcataaaaaaaaaaaaaaaaaaaaaaaaacatttttgcccAGGCTAAAATCAAGTTGAAGGGGTTCCCCTAGCGATTAACGTGCCAGTCTTCAAGGCTCTCTTTAACAGCAACACAAACGACAACAAAAGCCTCTCAAAGATTGAAACCGTTTTCCCATCACCATGTTAGGTTGAGgcataaacacatttgtgcatctTAAGATTCCGTTTGTCTGAATACCTCTTCCCACATTTATCACAGATGTACTGTTTCCCTCCTGCATGGACATGCCTCTTGTGTGTTCGGAGATGACTGCCCTGACTGAAGGTCTTTCCACAGATTTCACAGCTGTacggcttctctcctgtatggaTTCTCTGGTGCAACTTCAGACTGTTGGCGTTGTTGAATCTTTTCTCGCAGAAGCTACACTGGAAAGGTCTCTCGTTAGAGTGGGTGCGTCCGTGAGACATGAGACTACTCTGCTGACTGAAGGTCTTGCCGCATTCTGTGCAGATATATGGCCTCTCTCCAGTGTGGATGCGCTTGTGTATTTTAAGATTAACCGATTGACGGAATGTCTTGCCACACAAGTCACAACTAAATGGCCTGACGCCTGTATGAATACGCTGGTGGTTCTTCAGATTGACAGCGTGACGGAAACTCTTCTCACACTGAATACACTTGAAGGGCTTTTGTCCAGTGTGAATGAGTTGATGGGTCTTCAGTGTTACAGCGCGTGTGAAGCCTTTCCCGCACAGTAAACAGGTGAAgattttctctcctgtgtgaatttgCTGGTGTCTAGACAGATTCTGAGCCAGGTTGAAGCTCTTGCCACACACAGTGCAGCTGTAAGGCTTTTCGCCCGTGTGGATTATCGAATGGGTCTTGAGGTGCGCCTGCTTGCCGAAGCATTTCCCACACACGCCACATATGAAGGGCTTCTCACCAGTGTGGGTGCGGATGTGATCATTACAACTCTGTTTGTGGGCAAATGCTTTGTTGCAGAACATGCACACAAATGGTTTCTCGCCAGTGTGAAGTCGCTGGTGGGATTTGAGGTTACTCTGCGTGGAGAAACTTTTCCCACACTCGGTGCAAATGAAGAGCTTCTTTTGGGCAAACAAAGTCTCCAATAGGATGTCTGTGGGGTTCACCAGGGGGCCATCGCTAATCATACCATACTGGTGCTCTGAAGAAGAGTTCCCTGCAAAAGCATCATCGGCAGCTCCTGTAAGACATGCATAAAACATGTCCGTGAACAAAATATCCATGAAAAAATATCATCTCAGGTGGCAGTTAATACTATGATATGGGCTGATCTTATGCACTGTCAAGACACAAGTACTTGCTTTATACTTACTCTCTGCAATGGCCCCCAGGTCTATTTGCCCATGCTCGTCTTTGACAGAAACAGCCAAGACAAGGGGAGATTCTGGTGTGTCCAATTCCTCCACATCTGCAGACTACCAGCACAAACAGATTGATTAGGTGTGAAAATGTGGAGCATAATTGGATCATATTATAGAAATGGAACAGAATGGACACAGACTACAAACATTTAATGGTTTGCCTATTGAAACCAGCCAAAGTGTTTGCAGAAACTATTACATTGTGATAATGgcaccggaggggatggctgtcgttttatgggctcttaaccaattacctcgactaaccggtaccccagcgcattgactctgtaccggtaccctctgtatatagtctcgctactgttattttactgctactcttaaattatttgttacttttatttatttttatttttttggggggggtttcttcaaactgcattgttggttaagggcttgtaagtaagcgtttcactgtaaggtctacacctgttgtatttcagcgcatgtgataaatacaatttaatttgataaCAATTCCATGACTCTTGAAGCAATCTGCAAAGAGCTTACCTCCATTGAAATAGTTTGCGCCGCAGATGTACCACTTCCGCCATAAGAATGTTCCTCCGCTGCACCAATGAAAGAGAAGTGAGGCATAAATAGGTAGTTCTTCTTCTTCAGGTGAAGCTAGTACTTTTTAGTTCTTCTTGTAGTGCAAcagataaagaaataaaaacatctGTTACTTACCCATTCCTCCAACTGACAGAATATTCAAGATGCTCGCTTGTGGTTTGGCTTTTTTCCCTCTATGGCCTTTGAAGGACTTGGATTCAAAGTCCATCAAAAACTTTGTTTCATCCACAATTTTCATTATTTTACCCAATGCCTCATTGCCCAGTACCTCCATGATTGTGGCAAAGTCTGTCTGTAAATGAAagagattattttattttatttcacctttatttaatcaggtaggctagttgagaacaagttctcatttgcaactgcgacctggccaagataaagtgtagcaattcgacacatacaacaacacagggttacacatggaataaacaaaacatacagtcaataatacagtagaacaaaagaaaacaaaaagtctatatacagggagtgcaaatgaggtaagttaaggaaataaataggccatggtggcaaagtaattacaatatagcaattaaacagtggaatggtagatcggcagaagatgagtgtgcaggtagagatactggggtgcaaatgagcaaaataaataaataaataccagtatggggatcaggtaggtagatagatgggctgtttacagatgggctatgtacaggtgcagtgatctgtaagctgctctgacaactagtgcttaaagctagtgagggagatgtgagtctccagcttcagagatttttggaattcgttccagtcatgggcagcagagaactggaaggaaagacgaccaaaggaggaattggctttgggggtgaccagtgagatatacctgctggagcgcgtgctacgagtgggtgctgctatggtgaccagtgagctgagataaggcggggctttacctagcagagacttgtagatgacctgtagccagtgggtttggcaacgagtatgaagcgagggccaaccaacaagagcgtacaggtcgcaatggtgggtagtgtatggggctttggtgacaaaacagatggcactgtgatagactgcatccagtttgttgagtagagtgttggaggctattttatagatgacatcaccgaagtcgaggatcggtaggatgatcagttttacgagggtatgtttggcagcatgagtgaaggatgctttgttgcgatataggaagccgattctagatttaatttgggattggagatgcttaatgcgagtctggaaggatagtttacagtctaaccagacacccaggtatttgtagttgtccacgtattctaagtcagagccgtctagagtagtgatgctgtagTGATAAGCAATGTATTATTTCAAAACATACCATGAATAGATTGAGGGTGGCTATTGTATTCATGCATGCCCCTTTCCATGGTATCTGCCACCTGTAACTGTAAATAAACATGATGTCCTATTGGACAACTGATCTGTGTTAAGGggaaagctagctagcttgccTCAGTATCCTAGCCAGCTGCTAGGCCTTTCCTCTCTCACTCATGGTGACTTACCATCTTATTCTGACTCTCCGTCTGCACTTTTGCCGATAATTCTTCATCCTCGCTATGCCCCTGGGTCAGTTCCAGGCTGAACACGAAAACAGAACTGTCCTCTACAAGTTTACCCAGTTCGGCCACCGCCGCGTGAACAAGGGTCTCCATGACAGAGGCCAACTGGGTCTGCAACGCGATGAAATTTGACATTCTGTTTGTTGGTGTTTATCACGAGCTTAGCTAATTGACCACTCTTTTAGATTAGCATTTATGAAATATTAAGATAATACCACATACAGGTGAAGCTAGTACATCAATATATTTGATTAATTAGGAGTACAGAGACTCTTTTTTTGTGAATGTGCTCACACGGAAGTATTTTGTGAACTCCAAACTTCTAGTTCCGGTTTAGAAGTGAGTTGAGTTTATTAAAGAGACAGCTACTATATTTTGAAAGCTACAAAGTTGTACATTACCTTATTCAAACACACTGTAGTGtgattattttgtttatttaatacTTGACCTTCCAGGAAACCCCATAC contains:
- the si:ch211-207i20.2 gene encoding zinc finger protein 501, producing the protein MSNFIALQTQLASVMETLVHAAVAELGKLVEDSSVFVFSLELTQGHSEDEELSAKVQTESQNKMTDFATIMEVLGNEALGKIMKIVDETKFLMDFESKSFKGHRGKKAKPQASILNILSVGGMAEEHSYGGSGTSAAQTISMESADVEELDTPESPLVLAVSVKDEHGQIDLGAIAERAADDAFAGNSSSEHQYGMISDGPLVNPTDILLETLFAQKKLFICTECGKSFSTQSNLKSHQRLHTGEKPFVCMFCNKAFAHKQSCNDHIRTHTGEKPFICGVCGKCFGKQAHLKTHSIIHTGEKPYSCTVCGKSFNLAQNLSRHQQIHTGEKIFTCLLCGKGFTRAVTLKTHQLIHTGQKPFKCIQCEKSFRHAVNLKNHQRIHTGVRPFSCDLCGKTFRQSVNLKIHKRIHTGERPYICTECGKTFSQQSSLMSHGRTHSNERPFQCSFCEKRFNNANSLKLHQRIHTGEKPYSCEICGKTFSQGSHLRTHKRHVHAGGKQYICDKCGKRYSDKRNLKMHKCVYAST